GGTCAGTGACGGAAGCGAGGCGGAGGTAGTAGCCCAGGTAGACACAGGCCAGAAGCAAGGTGAGCAGATTGAGGCCTCGACACAGCAGGTAGCGCCACAATAACACAACACTCCTCCTCTTGGTCAGCAGATACTGCTCCACCACTGGGTACATGAAACAGCCCTCAGTAGGGTCGGACACACcactggagggagagacagagagagtgagagggttaGCAGTGGTGGAGGACGGGCcaatagtaatggctggaatggaattaatggcaCAGTATCAAACGGTCTCCATGTGTTTGATgacgttccattaattccattcagTCAGTTTCTTCTGTtcggtgcctaatgaatacaatCCAGTTAGTCTACCTGTCTGTGTGTTCCCCAGTAGTGGCCATGCGTTTAGCCAGAGTGACAGCACGGTTGTAGCAGCGGTCGAGTTCTTCTATGATGAAGCTGAGGTCTGActgaagcagaggagaggcagagaaacGCCAGAACACCGCTGGACTATACATAATTACTGCTATCAACAGCAGAATATAGGGGAAGAACTGAGAGAgcggggggaagggagagagaaaggagggtggACAAAGGGAGAGAaataggagaagagagagagagagagtagaatgGTTAAGTGTTAGTTCCCTGTGGGCGTCCTTGTGTACCCATAAGgatagtctgtctgtgtgtgttaccttgtgtagccataagggtagtgtgtgagtgtgtagggctgCCCAGCAGTAGGAGTCCACATACATGGCCTGACGCCAGGAAAAGTTAGCTGGAGGGAAACAGCTGATCTGaacacctgggagacagacagaaacacacacacactaaatgacaCCATCATCATTTATGATTTAATGATTAATTAATCACACACAGGTAACCTCCCCCACACCCGTGACCTACTCACCCACAGAGACCTCCTGGGCGAAGgctagagagatgaggaggagagggagtccCACCGCCACGCACGTCACCATCTTGTCCATGGCTAGCTCAGTGCGCACGGTGCGGTACCTTGCCTGACCCGGCTCCTTCAGGAGGAAATCACTGAACACATACTCTGTAGCGACGTGGGCGATAGCCATCTCTGGCTCTGCTGTCTACTTAGCAGATCGACCCACTGTTTCTTTTCTAAACTAGTTTACCCTCGCTCTCTTGACCTCGAAATGACAACACTAAAGTTGAAACTGAAAGACGGGTGAAAGACGCACCATAGAAATGTTGACAAcacctagctagctaagctaCCGGTAAAGTTAATGTAACTAGTGTGCCACATGTACTGTACGCTTGACCCAACTACATAAATCAATCAAGCCATGCTGTGaatttagctagctaaataaactttctggttaAAATGAGCTACCTGTGAATAAAATCTTTGGCCGTGCACAACAAAGCAACTGCGGTTAACCAATTAAGATGCTAGACTTTGATGTCCTTTCTGGGAGGGGTGTAGGGCCGGCCCATAGATTTTGTTTATaagacgtcccaaggatcccggatataAGGTATAGTTAAATTTTACGCCCCTACTAAGTCACGCCCCCaataatttcccagtgtgccttgccttttgactgaattgtagagttaccacccatgactgtatctGTTAGTGATAGAGAGATGGTTGTTGAATTCGTACAGTATCAGTACTGTGCTCTTCAGCACGTGAATTCTACTGTTGATAATTATCGTTGAGCTATTACGTATGTCATAAGGCTTTGTACAGTGGTCTGAAATTCATTGTAGACAGGCACAGCCAGGCCTGCAAGTAGGTTTGCAAATTGTCAAAATTTTCACCAGTACTCTTATaatcaggatttctggaaaatctgGGAAGGTTACCAGAAATTTGAAACACTACCTGTAAATCACAGTAcactggcttgcaaagtgatgtgtaatttctATTGGAGTCtatccaacagtacacatttgtaTTCACCTACAACCTACATTCAT
The DNA window shown above is from Coregonus clupeaformis isolate EN_2021a chromosome 6, ASM2061545v1, whole genome shotgun sequence and carries:
- the LOC121568365 gene encoding pannexin-1-like, whose product is MAIAHVATEYVFSDFLLKEPGQARYRTVRTELAMDKMVTCVAVGLPLLLISLAFAQEVSVGVQISCFPPANFSWRQAMYVDSYCWAALHTHTLPLWLHKFFPYILLLIAVIMYSPAVFWRFSASPLLQSDLSFIIEELDRCYNRAVTLAKRMATTGEHTDSGVSDPTEGCFMYPVVEQYLLTKRRSVVLLWRYLLCRGLNLLTLLLACVYLGYYLRLASVTDQFGCSLRTGLLANDTSIPNQLQCKLVAVGVFSLLSFVNLLVYAMLVPVVIYSALRPFFQSHTHFLKSYQSLPTISVLPLPQGQWDDLTLYFLFLEENLSELKSYKYMKVLELLRRRGVCEGEDFDAMGLLQMLCLVKTDATDGKRSTAATSNASDKNPQCKC